In Hydrogenovibrio thermophilus, the following are encoded in one genomic region:
- a CDS encoding TRAP transporter substrate-binding protein: MKRRDFIGAIAGATATTAMTACGQKDEPKTAAMQPMETVEWKMVTTWPKNFPGLGTGANRVAELINEMSGGRLHVKVYGAGEMVGAFEVFDAVSRGNAQLGHAGAYYWKGKVPASVFFSSVPFGLTPDEMNAWLYYGDGLKLWEEAYKPFGLIPNPAGNSGTQMGGWFNKEINSVADLKGLKMRMPGLGGEVLKKAGGVPVSLPGGDIFPSMESGALDATEWVGPYNDLAFGIYRAAKYYYTPGWHEPGTTMECMINEEAFNALPADLQSIVRNAMKVANLEMLSEYMARNQQALQTLVEKHNVELRYFPDSVLKELKKLSAEVIEEAAAEDALSTKVWASQKAFKEQVSKWTNVSELAFLNARNL, from the coding sequence ATGAAAAGACGTGATTTTATCGGCGCGATTGCCGGTGCGACAGCCACCACGGCGATGACCGCTTGTGGACAGAAAGACGAACCGAAAACGGCGGCGATGCAACCGATGGAAACCGTGGAATGGAAAATGGTCACCACCTGGCCGAAAAACTTCCCAGGCCTGGGCACCGGCGCCAACCGAGTGGCGGAGCTGATTAATGAGATGTCCGGCGGTCGCCTTCACGTTAAGGTCTATGGGGCCGGTGAAATGGTTGGCGCTTTTGAGGTGTTTGATGCGGTGTCACGCGGTAATGCGCAGCTAGGGCACGCCGGTGCCTATTACTGGAAGGGCAAGGTTCCGGCCTCGGTGTTTTTCTCGTCGGTGCCGTTCGGTTTGACGCCGGATGAAATGAACGCCTGGCTGTATTACGGCGACGGTTTGAAACTGTGGGAAGAAGCTTACAAACCGTTTGGTTTGATTCCCAACCCGGCGGGGAACTCCGGCACCCAGATGGGCGGTTGGTTCAATAAGGAAATCAATTCCGTGGCCGATTTGAAAGGCCTGAAAATGCGTATGCCGGGCTTGGGTGGCGAAGTGCTGAAAAAAGCCGGTGGTGTGCCGGTGTCCTTGCCGGGCGGGGATATTTTCCCATCGATGGAATCCGGTGCCTTGGATGCCACCGAATGGGTCGGGCCTTATAACGATTTGGCGTTCGGCATTTACCGTGCGGCGAAATACTATTACACACCGGGCTGGCACGAGCCGGGCACCACCATGGAATGTATGATCAACGAAGAAGCCTTCAATGCACTGCCGGCGGATTTGCAGAGCATTGTGCGTAATGCGATGAAGGTGGCGAATCTGGAAATGTTGTCGGAATACATGGCTCGTAACCAGCAGGCGTTGCAGACATTGGTTGAGAAGCACAATGTGGAACTGCGTTACTTCCCGGATTCGGTCTTGAAGGAATTGAAAAAACTCTCGGCCGAAGTCATTGAAGAAGCCGCCGCGGAAGATGCGCTGTCCACCAAAGTTTGGGCGTCGCAAAAAGCCTTTAAAGAGCAAGTGTCCAAGTGGACCAATGTCTCGGAATTGGCGTTCCTGAACGCGCGTAACCTGTAA
- a CDS encoding methyl-accepting chemotaxis protein: MFKTIRAKLLGSFILLTVLVIGMSIFSIVQINKSADGFKDYREMAIDGTVASEVQSNMLMVRLNVLDYMARPADDKVKNFQKYYDQTEQIIQQAQAQIQNPTRAKLVDQVEEGLGQYYKGFSEIQALVAQRNEIVFNTLNANGPKMEQLLTSVQRSAREDGDSEAAFAAAEGLRTLLLARIYTVKFIEANLKEDMDRVLSEFATLEDNIHALQQSIQNPVRVDQLNQLFALTEAYTNGVKALNQTITSRNEIYDTQLAVIGPQIASWSEDIKSSIRAEQDRIGPMVQALNENIISTLIVISIIIAVLSTLVAIFIPRTIANGLSSIQQNLAKVSDTGDFSIRANESRQDEIGAMGHSVNQLLANMQGAINEANKVVTAIAKGQFNQRVEMDLNGDLNTLKEGINNSADSVDETMRELGQVMQSMNDGNFDVSMNVQVEGDFLRMVNNVSATMEALNQTISGIISVMDAMQQGQFEHRVNVEAKGDLLRLKNGINVSMEALENAIQDVTRVVVSQSEGDLTHNITADYHGELKTLKDAVNTSAAKLTEVVSQAVNATNVVSTASSEVSQGSMDLSQRVQEQAAALEETSSTMEEMNSAVQNNTEHAKQATDVAHQVQQKSTEGSQVMQETIQAMNAIQESSHKISEIVTLIDGIAFQTNLLALNAAVEAARAGEHGRGFAVVAGEVRALAQKSADAAKDITNLINESVTRIDQGTKLASESGEMLTTINQSVDEVAKMIEQIAQASVQQMEGIEQVHRAISQIDEVTQQNAALVEETSAAAESMSEQSDILARDMSFFKTGKAAQIAAPKASGSKAALPAPKKADAKPADKPKAAQPEPIRSPNKPAAPSQDDEWGEF; this comes from the coding sequence ATGTTCAAAACCATCCGCGCCAAACTGCTTGGCAGCTTCATTCTACTGACCGTTCTGGTCATCGGGATGTCGATTTTCAGTATCGTCCAAATCAATAAATCCGCCGACGGCTTCAAGGACTACCGCGAAATGGCGATTGACGGCACCGTTGCCAGCGAAGTTCAATCCAATATGTTGATGGTACGCTTGAACGTACTGGATTACATGGCGCGCCCGGCCGATGATAAGGTCAAAAATTTCCAAAAATATTACGACCAGACCGAACAAATCATTCAACAAGCACAAGCGCAAATTCAAAACCCGACCCGGGCCAAGCTGGTTGATCAAGTCGAAGAAGGTTTGGGCCAATATTACAAAGGTTTTTCGGAAATCCAGGCATTGGTCGCCCAGCGCAATGAAATTGTTTTCAACACCCTCAATGCCAACGGCCCGAAAATGGAGCAGCTTCTGACCAGCGTGCAACGCAGTGCACGGGAAGACGGGGATTCGGAAGCCGCGTTTGCCGCCGCGGAAGGTTTGAGAACCTTGCTTCTGGCACGCATCTACACCGTGAAATTCATTGAAGCCAACCTCAAAGAAGACATGGACCGCGTTCTATCGGAATTCGCCACATTGGAAGACAACATACATGCGTTGCAGCAAAGCATTCAAAACCCGGTGCGAGTCGATCAATTGAACCAGTTATTCGCCTTGACCGAAGCCTATACCAATGGCGTCAAAGCACTGAACCAAACCATCACCTCGCGCAATGAAATCTACGATACCCAGTTGGCGGTCATCGGGCCGCAAATCGCTAGCTGGTCGGAAGACATCAAGTCCTCTATCCGAGCGGAGCAGGATCGCATCGGACCGATGGTACAAGCCTTGAACGAAAACATCATCAGCACCTTGATTGTGATTTCCATTATCATCGCCGTGTTGTCGACACTGGTCGCGATTTTCATTCCGCGCACCATTGCCAACGGCTTGAGCAGCATTCAACAAAACCTGGCCAAAGTCAGCGACACCGGTGACTTCTCGATTCGTGCCAATGAAAGCCGCCAGGATGAAATCGGTGCCATGGGGCACTCGGTCAACCAATTGCTGGCCAATATGCAAGGCGCCATCAACGAAGCCAATAAAGTGGTCACCGCCATCGCGAAAGGCCAGTTCAATCAACGTGTGGAAATGGACTTGAACGGTGACCTGAACACCTTGAAAGAAGGCATCAACAATTCCGCCGATTCGGTCGATGAAACCATGCGTGAACTGGGTCAAGTGATGCAGTCCATGAACGACGGTAACTTCGACGTCTCCATGAACGTCCAAGTCGAAGGCGATTTCCTGAGAATGGTCAATAATGTCAGCGCGACCATGGAGGCTTTGAACCAAACCATCAGCGGCATCATCTCGGTGATGGACGCCATGCAGCAAGGCCAGTTCGAACACCGAGTCAATGTCGAAGCCAAAGGGGATTTGTTGCGCCTGAAAAACGGCATCAACGTCTCGATGGAAGCCTTGGAAAACGCTATTCAAGACGTGACCCGAGTGGTGGTCTCCCAGTCCGAGGGCGACCTGACCCACAACATCACCGCCGATTACCACGGTGAGCTGAAAACCCTGAAAGACGCGGTCAACACCTCCGCGGCTAAACTGACCGAGGTGGTCTCGCAAGCGGTCAACGCCACCAACGTGGTCAGCACGGCGTCTTCGGAAGTCTCGCAAGGCTCGATGGATTTGAGTCAGCGCGTACAGGAACAGGCGGCCGCGCTGGAAGAAACGTCTTCCACCATGGAAGAAATGAACTCGGCCGTTCAGAACAATACCGAACACGCCAAGCAAGCAACGGACGTCGCGCATCAAGTGCAACAGAAATCGACCGAAGGCTCGCAGGTCATGCAGGAAACCATTCAGGCCATGAACGCCATTCAGGAATCCAGCCACAAGATTTCGGAAATCGTGACCTTGATTGACGGCATTGCCTTCCAAACCAACCTGTTGGCCTTGAACGCCGCAGTTGAAGCCGCACGTGCCGGTGAACACGGCCGCGGGTTCGCGGTGGTAGCCGGTGAAGTCCGTGCCTTGGCGCAAAAATCCGCCGACGCCGCCAAAGACATCACCAACCTCATCAACGAAAGCGTCACCCGGATCGACCAAGGCACCAAACTGGCGTCCGAATCCGGTGAAATGCTGACCACCATCAACCAGTCGGTGGATGAAGTGGCGAAAATGATTGAGCAGATTGCGCAAGCATCGGTTCAACAGATGGAAGGCATCGAGCAAGTGCACCGTGCCATCAGCCAGATTGACGAAGTCACCCAGCAAAATGCCGCTCTGGTGGAAGAAACCTCCGCCGCCGCGGAAAGCATGAGTGAACAATCGGATATCCTGGCCCGAGACATGTCGTTCTTCAAAACCGGCAAAGCGGCTCAAATTGCCGCGCCGAAAGCGTCCGGTTCAAAGGCGGCCTTACCTGCCCCGAAAAAAGCCGACGCCAAACCGGCTGACAAGCCGAAAGCGGCTCAGCCGGAACCGATTCGCAGTCCGAATAAACCGGCGGCACCATCACAAGACGACGAATGGGGTGAGTTCTAA
- the sppA gene encoding signal peptide peptidase SppA: MFKKSVMVLLGASLLSGCATIKLGPSYDEPLKEQVVAKVDGSDGKVLMIPVEGAISNEPSKGFLDSSPGLLDKVMMQLRRAEKDDDIKAVLLKVNSPGGGVTTSDIFYHELKSFKKRTGKALYVQMMDVGASGAYYLSLAADHIQVHPTTLTGSVGVITILPNVVGLSDKIGVEVKTYKTGPNKDTGSPFRRMTPEEDTYLQGLIDEMANRFYGLVKAERGLTDQQMASIKTAKVYLGKDAVQAGLVDSVGYLSAASKQACQMAGAKRCDLVTYRFDANVNANAYSPNMANGRVAPEMNLIRTNLLSPLTELRPGSYYLYLE, encoded by the coding sequence ATGTTCAAGAAAAGTGTAATGGTATTGTTGGGGGCGAGTCTGTTGTCAGGTTGCGCCACGATCAAGTTGGGCCCGAGTTACGACGAGCCGCTGAAAGAACAAGTTGTGGCAAAAGTCGATGGGTCGGATGGCAAGGTGTTGATGATTCCGGTGGAAGGCGCCATTTCCAATGAGCCCTCCAAAGGTTTTTTGGACAGCTCGCCGGGGCTGCTCGATAAGGTGATGATGCAGTTGCGTCGTGCCGAAAAAGACGACGACATCAAAGCGGTGTTGCTGAAGGTCAACTCGCCGGGCGGTGGCGTGACGACCAGCGATATTTTCTATCACGAATTGAAGTCCTTCAAAAAACGTACCGGCAAGGCGCTGTATGTGCAAATGATGGACGTGGGCGCTTCCGGGGCCTATTACCTGTCGTTGGCGGCGGACCATATTCAAGTGCATCCCACCACTTTGACCGGCTCGGTCGGGGTCATCACCATTTTGCCGAATGTGGTCGGGTTGTCCGATAAAATCGGGGTGGAAGTGAAAACCTATAAAACCGGGCCGAATAAAGACACGGGGTCACCGTTTCGCCGTATGACGCCGGAAGAAGATACCTATCTGCAAGGTTTGATTGATGAAATGGCGAATCGCTTTTACGGTTTGGTGAAAGCGGAACGCGGCTTGACCGACCAGCAAATGGCAAGCATCAAAACCGCCAAAGTCTATTTGGGCAAAGATGCGGTGCAAGCCGGTTTGGTGGATTCGGTCGGCTATCTGTCGGCTGCTTCGAAGCAAGCCTGTCAAATGGCGGGTGCCAAGCGCTGCGATTTGGTGACGTATCGTTTTGATGCGAATGTCAACGCCAATGCCTATTCACCGAATATGGCGAATGGACGCGTGGCACCGGAAATGAATTTGATTCGAACCAATTTGCTAAGTCCGTTGACGGAACTGCGTCCCGGGTCTTATTACTTGTACCTGGAATGA